One part of the Halopenitus persicus genome encodes these proteins:
- the larE gene encoding ATP-dependent sacrificial sulfur transferase LarE, whose translation MDSATDTPGSREGPSRSTTEATTDGLDRDALSPPLARKADLARESLAALDGAVIAFSGGVDSSVVAALAHDALGDDAVACTAKSETLPAAELDDAVRVAEEIGVRHEIVEFSELADPAFVANDGDRCYHCRTMRLGRMYETAAEMGIETVCDGTNASDPGEGHRPGLRAVEELSVRSPLLTHDIDKSEVREIADAYGLSVADKPSMACLSSRIPTGLEVTEERLTRVERAERVLRDRGFSQFRVRDHDGLARIEVAPEELADALDPGFADAVADRLREIGFDHVTLDLEGYRTGSVSPADEGENDGDETADRDGSRDRTEAETDGTGTDADGSAGQTLDLGREYPRGR comes from the coding sequence ATGGATTCGGCCACGGACACGCCCGGCTCACGGGAAGGACCGTCCCGGTCGACGACCGAAGCGACGACCGACGGCCTCGATCGCGACGCGCTCTCGCCCCCGCTCGCCCGAAAGGCCGATCTCGCCCGCGAATCGCTGGCCGCCCTCGACGGCGCCGTGATCGCCTTCTCCGGCGGCGTCGACTCCTCGGTCGTCGCGGCGCTCGCCCACGACGCGCTCGGCGACGACGCGGTGGCCTGCACCGCAAAGAGCGAGACGCTGCCGGCCGCCGAGCTGGACGACGCGGTTCGAGTCGCCGAGGAGATCGGGGTCCGCCACGAGATCGTCGAGTTCTCCGAGCTGGCGGATCCGGCGTTCGTCGCCAACGACGGAGACAGATGCTACCACTGCCGGACGATGCGGCTCGGGCGGATGTACGAAACGGCCGCCGAGATGGGCATCGAGACGGTCTGTGACGGCACCAACGCCTCAGACCCGGGGGAAGGACACCGCCCCGGCCTCCGCGCCGTCGAGGAGCTGTCGGTCCGATCGCCGCTTTTGACCCACGACATCGACAAATCGGAGGTCCGGGAGATCGCCGACGCCTACGGGCTGTCGGTCGCCGACAAGCCCTCGATGGCGTGTCTCTCATCGCGGATCCCGACCGGCCTCGAGGTGACCGAGGAGCGGCTGACGCGGGTCGAGCGGGCCGAGCGAGTGCTCCGCGACCGCGGGTTCAGCCAGTTCCGCGTCCGCGATCACGACGGACTGGCCCGCATCGAGGTCGCCCCCGAGGAGCTCGCGGACGCGCTCGATCCGGGATTCGCCGACGCGGTCGCCGACCGACTGCGGGAGATCGGATTCGACCACGTCACGCTCGATCTGGAGGGGTATCGAACCGGGAGCGTGAGTCCCGCCGACGAGGGTGAGAACGACGGGGATGAAACGGCCGATCGGGACGGCAGTCGGGACCGAACCGAAGCGGAAACGGACGGAACCGGAACGGACGCCGACGGGTCGGCCGGTCAGACGCTCGATCTCGGCCGCGAGTATCCGCGCGGCCGGTAG